In Gossypium raimondii isolate GPD5lz chromosome 12, ASM2569854v1, whole genome shotgun sequence, a single window of DNA contains:
- the LOC105764515 gene encoding uncharacterized protein LOC105764515, which produces MATELEELIGFLSAPSPPVKKAAVDIVRDLTGSEDGLHSLSNYANTVLPSLSRLLSDDKEVSEPAAEALVNLSQNAGLAAKMVEMGLIKIAMDMLYKLGSSITQLLVMLLVNLTQLDDGISSLLQIGDDKMQGLYVMKLVRSFCRCSETSDDPFDHVGSILVNISKKEEGRKMLLDPKRGLLKQIIRQFDSSSLLRKKGVSGTIRNCCFEAENQLQNLLLISEFLWPALLLPVAGTKIYGEQDTSKMPLELGSALSIDREPVKDPEIRVQALEAIYLIALQEAGRRALWSVNGPRILQVGYEDEEDPKVMEAYEQIGSLLVHGSESEEPSTTTSK; this is translated from the exons ATGGCGACTGAACTGGAAGAGCTAATAGGCTTCCTCTCTGCCCCCTCTCCTCCT GTGAAGAAGGCTGCTGTTGATATTGTGCGTGATTTAACAGGCTCTGAGGACGGCTTGCACTCTCTTTCAAACTATGCCAACACCGTGCTTCCATCGTTATCTAGGCTTTTGAGTGATGATAAG GAAGTTTCAGAACCAGCTGCTGAAGCTCTTGTAAATCTGTCCCAAAATGCGGGACTGGCTGCTAAGATGGTTGAAATGGGGTTGATTAAAATAGCCATGGATATGTTGTATAAGCTAGGCTCTAGTATTACTCAATTGCTGGTTATGCTCCTGGTTAATCTAACACAGTTGGATGATGGTATTTCTTCCTTGCTTCAG ATTGGAGATGATAAGATGCAAGGACTTTATGTAATGAAGCTTGTAAGATCATTCTGTAGATGCAGTGAAACCAGTG ATGACCCTTTTGATCATGTTGGTTCCATACTTGTAAACATCTCAAAGAAAGAGGAGGGGAGGAAAATGTTATTGGATCCCAAGCGTGGCTTGTTAAAGCAGATTATTAGACAGTTTGATTCTTCTAGTCTATTGAGAAAAAAAGGG GTTTCTGGAACTATTAGGAACTGCTGCTTTGAAGCAGAGAATCAACTACAGAATTTGCTCTTGATATCAGAGTTTCTTTGGCCAGCTCTGCTTCTCCCGGTTGCTGGAACCAAG ATATATGGTGAACAAGACACATCAAAAATGCCACTTGAGCTTGGAAGTGCACTCTCCATTGACCGTGAACCTGTTAAGGATCCTGAGATTCGTGTTCAAGCATTGGAGGCTATTTACCTGATTGCTTTACAG GAAGCGGGTCGAAGGGCGTTGTGGTCTGTCAATGGACCGAGAATATTACAAGTGGGgtatgaagatgaagaagatcCAAAAGTAATGGAAGCCTACGAGCAAATCGGTTCCTTG CTTGTTCATGGCAGTGAGAGTGAAGAACCATCAACAACTACATCAAAATAG
- the LOC105764519 gene encoding 60S ribosomal protein L34, whose protein sequence is MVQRLTYRTRHSYATKSNQHRVVKTPGGKLVYQTTKKRASGPKCPVTGKRIQGIPHLRPAEYKRSRLPRNRRTVNRAYGGVLSGSAVRERIIRAFLVEEQKIVKKVLKIQKTKEKQSSK, encoded by the exons ATGGTTCAGCGGCTCACTTACCGCACGCGTCACAGCTACGCCACCAAATCCAACCAGCACCGCGTCGTCAAAACCCCAG GAGGGAAGCTTGTTTATCAAACGACAAAGAAAAGAGCTAGTGGACCTAAATGTCCTGTTACCGGCAAGAGGATTCAAGGA ATTCCTCATTTGAGGCCTGCTGAGTATAAGAGGTCTAGGTTGCCTAGAAACCGTAGGACTGTGAACCGTGCTTATGGTGGAGTTCTATCTGGAAGTGCTGTTCGAGAAAG GATCATAAGGGCCTTCTTGGTGGAAGAGCAAAAGATTGTGAAGAAGGTACTGAAGATTCAGAAGACAAAGGAAAAGCAATCATCCAAGTGA
- the LOC105764517 gene encoding sphinganine C4-monooxygenase 1 has product MGFAISDELLGTIVPIVVYWIYSGIYVCLGSFENYRLHSKTDEDEKNLVSKQTVVKGVLLQQSVQAVVAILLFTLSGSDAGASAQQSSSFITLVRQFVTAMVVLDTWQYFLHRYMHENKFLYRHVHSLHHRLVVPYAFGALYNHPVEGLLGDTVGGALSFLLSGMSPRTSIFFFSFATIKTVDDHCGLMLPGNPFHIFFRNNSAYHDIHHQLYGTKYNFSQPFFVMWDRILGTYMPYSLEKRTEGGFEARPTKEFKDD; this is encoded by the exons ATGGGTTTTGCTATATCCGATGAACTATTGGGGACTATCGTTCCGATTGTTGTTTACTGGATTTATTCAGGAATATATGTGTGTTTAGGGTcttttgaaaattatagatTGCATTCGAAAACGGATGAGGATGAGAAGAATTTGGTCTCCAAACAAACTGTCGTTAAAGGCGTTCTTTTGCAACAATCTGTTCAGGCTGTTGTCGCCATCCTTTTGTTCACG TTGTCAGGGAGCGATGCTGGGGCATCTGCACAACAGTCATCTTCCTTTATTACTCTAGTTAGACAATTTGTCACAGCAATGGTGGTTCTGGATACGTGGCAGTATTTTCTGCATAGATACATGCACGAGAACAAGTTCTTATATCGGCACGTGCACTCTCTGCATCATCGGCTTGTTGTTCCTTATGCATTTGGAGCTTTGTACAATCATCCAGTGGAGGGGCTTCTTGGTGACACAGTAGGCGGTGCCTTATCATTTCTCCTCTCTGGCATGTCTCCACGAACttccatctttttcttctcttttgccACCATCAAAACAGTTGATGACCATTGTGGATTGATGCTTCCTGGAAACccctttcatattttctttagaaacaattcTGCATATCATGATATTCACCATCAGCTTTATGGGACCAAATACAATTTCTCGCAGCCGTTCTTCGTCATGTGGGATAGAATTCTGGGAACGTACATGCCTTATTCACTCGAGAAGAGAACAGAAGGGGGCTTCGAAGCACGGCCAACGAAAGAGTTCAAAGACGATTAA